The following are from one region of the Actinopolyspora halophila DSM 43834 genome:
- a CDS encoding NAD-dependent epimerase/dehydratase family protein, translated as MTVLLAGCGDLGTEAGLRFAAAGHEVVGLRRSTHRLPHGITGQSVDLTRELPSVPADTGIVVIVLTADRRDAEGYRRTYSDGTRNVLDAIDRAGLSPRILFVSSTAVYGTAEGWVDESTPPAPSSGTGEVIAETERTLHERRPDAIVLRLAGLYGPGRTSLVDRVRAGTADSASAPRYTNRIHRDDAAAAIVHLTTGVTRPDPVYVGVDHQPAERAEVLDFLAAELDVPRPAGDTPAFGRPDDKRFRNDRILATGFEFTHPTYREGYRAVLSGRGVRHH; from the coding sequence ATGACGGTGCTGCTCGCCGGATGCGGCGACCTCGGCACGGAGGCGGGGCTGCGTTTCGCCGCCGCGGGCCACGAGGTGGTCGGGCTGCGGCGGTCGACACACCGACTTCCCCACGGGATCACCGGCCAGTCAGTCGACCTCACGCGCGAGCTGCCGTCCGTCCCCGCCGACACCGGGATCGTCGTCATCGTGCTCACAGCGGACCGGCGTGACGCGGAAGGCTACCGGCGGACCTATTCGGACGGCACCCGGAACGTGCTCGACGCGATCGACCGGGCCGGGCTCTCTCCCCGAATCCTGTTCGTGTCCTCCACCGCCGTGTACGGAACCGCCGAAGGCTGGGTCGACGAAAGCACGCCGCCCGCTCCGAGCTCGGGAACCGGCGAGGTCATCGCCGAAACCGAACGGACCCTGCACGAACGGCGCCCCGACGCGATCGTCCTCCGGTTGGCCGGGCTCTACGGCCCGGGGCGCACCTCACTCGTCGACCGGGTGCGCGCGGGCACCGCCGACAGTGCCTCCGCACCGCGCTACACCAACCGCATCCACCGCGACGACGCCGCCGCGGCCATCGTGCACCTGACGACCGGGGTCACACGCCCGGACCCGGTGTACGTGGGGGTGGATCACCAGCCGGCCGAACGCGCCGAGGTACTGGACTTCCTGGCCGCCGAACTCGACGTCCCTCGTCCCGCCGGAGACACCCCCGCGTTCGGACGCCCGGATGACAAGCGCTTCCGCAACGACCGAATCCTCGCCACCGGATTCGAGTTCACCCACCCCACCTATCGCGAGGGGTACCGCGCCGTGCTGTCCGGCCGCGGAGTGCGACACCACTGA
- a CDS encoding L-threonylcarbamoyladenylate synthase: MAQYFEVHPDNPQRRALGQVAEILRSEGLVVYPTDSCFALGCRVGNKDGLERIRSIRHLDRNHHFTLVCRNFAELGQLVNVNNTVFRAIKASTPGSYTFILPATKEVPRRLLHPKKKTIGVRIPDHVTAQALLDTLDEPLLSSTLLLPEQDEPMTNGWDIKQRLNHAVDAVVDSGDCGTQPTTVIDFSDDEGEIVRYGAGDPTMFE, encoded by the coding sequence ATGGCGCAGTACTTCGAAGTGCACCCGGATAACCCGCAGCGACGCGCGCTCGGCCAGGTGGCCGAGATCCTCCGCTCCGAGGGGCTGGTGGTCTACCCGACCGACTCCTGCTTCGCCCTCGGCTGCCGCGTGGGCAACAAGGACGGTCTCGAACGGATCCGCTCGATCCGCCACCTGGACCGGAACCACCACTTCACCCTGGTGTGCCGGAACTTCGCCGAACTCGGCCAGCTCGTCAACGTGAACAACACGGTGTTCCGCGCGATCAAGGCGTCCACCCCGGGCAGTTACACGTTCATCCTCCCCGCGACCAAGGAGGTGCCGCGCAGGCTGCTGCACCCCAAGAAGAAAACCATCGGCGTGCGCATCCCCGACCACGTCACCGCACAGGCCCTGCTGGACACCCTGGACGAACCGCTGCTGTCGAGCACGCTGCTGCTGCCCGAGCAGGACGAGCCGATGACCAACGGCTGGGACATCAAACAACGGCTCAACCACGCGGTCGACGCCGTCGTCGACTCGGGCGACTGCGGCACCCAACCCACCACGGTGATCGACTTCTCCGACGACGAGGGCGAGATCGTCCGGTACGGGGCGGGTGACCCCACCATGTTCGAGTAG
- a CDS encoding zinc-dependent alcohol dehydrogenase family protein: protein MRAVVFDEFGSVPELRTVPDPSPSPDGAVITVEATGVCRSDWHAWQGHEPDVTLPHVPGHELAGRISALGSLVRGWNIGDRVTVPFVCACGACPQCAAGNQHICAHQFQPGATHWGSFAEQVAVERATTNLVALPDELDSTAAATLGCRFATAFRAVLRRGGTQAGQWVAVHGCGGAGISAVMLAAAAGARVVAVDLSPEALDLATRLGAVATVDGRETPDTAEAVREITGGGAHVSLDCLGQPSTCAASVSSLRTHGVHVQLGLMPPQQGVPPVPMHLVIARELSIVGTHGLQAHEYPEMLRTVAASDLELHRLVGRRIGLDGVPAELAAMNDPVPTRSGLTVVELEHR from the coding sequence ATGCGCGCCGTCGTGTTCGACGAGTTCGGAAGCGTGCCCGAGTTGCGCACGGTACCGGACCCGAGCCCTTCCCCGGACGGCGCGGTGATCACGGTCGAGGCAACCGGGGTGTGCCGCAGTGACTGGCACGCCTGGCAGGGCCACGAGCCCGACGTCACCCTGCCGCACGTGCCCGGGCACGAGCTGGCCGGACGCATCTCGGCACTGGGTTCCCTGGTGCGCGGCTGGAACATCGGCGACCGGGTCACCGTCCCGTTCGTGTGCGCCTGCGGTGCGTGCCCGCAGTGCGCGGCGGGAAACCAGCACATCTGCGCGCACCAGTTCCAGCCCGGCGCCACCCACTGGGGCTCCTTCGCCGAGCAGGTCGCCGTCGAACGGGCCACGACCAACCTCGTGGCCCTGCCCGACGAGCTGGACTCGACCGCCGCGGCGACGTTGGGCTGCCGATTCGCCACCGCCTTCCGCGCGGTGCTGCGGCGCGGCGGAACACAGGCGGGGCAGTGGGTCGCGGTGCACGGCTGCGGTGGAGCGGGAATCTCGGCCGTGATGCTCGCGGCAGCGGCCGGGGCCCGGGTGGTGGCCGTGGACCTCTCCCCCGAGGCGCTGGACCTGGCCACCCGGCTGGGTGCCGTCGCCACGGTCGACGGACGCGAAACCCCCGACACGGCCGAGGCGGTCCGGGAGATCACCGGCGGAGGCGCCCACGTCTCGCTGGACTGTCTCGGACAACCGAGCACCTGCGCGGCCTCGGTGTCCTCGCTGCGCACCCACGGTGTTCACGTCCAACTCGGCCTGATGCCCCCACAGCAGGGCGTTCCCCCGGTCCCGATGCACCTGGTGATCGCCCGCGAGCTGAGCATCGTGGGCACGCACGGGCTGCAGGCCCACGAGTACCCGGAGATGCTGCGGACGGTGGCCGCCTCCGATCTGGAGCTGCACCGGCTGGTCGGCAGGCGGATCGGTCTGGATGGGGTTCCGGCGGAGCTGGCGGCGATGAACGACCCCGTGCCAACCCGCAGCGGGCTCACCGTCGTCGAGCTCGAACACCGCTGA
- a CDS encoding glycosyltransferase, producing the protein MIGWVIAGGVVLTVWLWLLTCHGRFWSTDQRLPGSAEPHRWPSVAVVIPARREADVLPRTLPTVLAQHYPAHARVILVDDDSDDGTGELAGSLARETGAGLPLTVTAPGSPPQGWTGKTWALAHGVVEAGQVDRLLFTDADIAHAPDSLTELVRACESGYDLVSQMAVLRTDTRWERLIVPAFVYFFAMLFPFRRVNRPASRTAAAAGGCVLLRRVALERAGGLSAISGALIDDVALARLVERAGGRGWLGLAGKVHSVRSYPRMRDLWHMISRSAYTQLRHSPTLLTGTVLGLALVFLGPPAVTIAGLAGGGPIALLLGAAAWAIMAGTFAPMLRYYGQPGAAASLLPVTAVLYVLMTLDSARRHRYGHGTSWKGRDYPATPFSEREPKSPSE; encoded by the coding sequence GTGATCGGCTGGGTGATCGCGGGCGGTGTGGTCCTCACGGTGTGGCTGTGGCTGCTGACCTGCCACGGCCGGTTCTGGAGCACCGACCAACGGCTCCCCGGCAGCGCCGAACCGCACCGCTGGCCGTCGGTGGCCGTGGTGATCCCCGCCCGCCGCGAGGCCGACGTCCTGCCGCGGACCCTTCCGACCGTCTTGGCGCAGCACTACCCCGCCCACGCACGAGTGATACTCGTGGACGACGACAGCGACGACGGCACCGGCGAGCTCGCCGGGTCACTGGCCCGCGAGACCGGTGCGGGACTCCCGCTGACAGTCACCGCCCCCGGAAGCCCTCCGCAGGGCTGGACCGGCAAAACCTGGGCCCTGGCGCACGGGGTGGTCGAGGCCGGGCAGGTGGACCGGCTGCTGTTCACCGATGCCGACATCGCACACGCCCCCGACTCGCTGACCGAACTGGTGCGGGCCTGCGAGAGCGGCTACGACCTGGTCTCGCAGATGGCGGTGCTGCGCACCGACACCCGCTGGGAACGCCTGATCGTGCCCGCGTTCGTGTACTTCTTCGCCATGCTGTTCCCGTTCCGCCGGGTCAACCGCCCCGCGAGCCGCACGGCGGCGGCCGCGGGCGGTTGTGTGCTGCTGCGGCGCGTGGCGCTGGAACGGGCGGGCGGACTGTCCGCCATCAGCGGAGCACTGATCGACGACGTGGCGCTGGCCCGACTGGTCGAACGGGCCGGTGGACGTGGCTGGCTCGGCCTGGCCGGGAAAGTCCACAGTGTGCGCTCCTACCCCCGGATGCGGGACCTGTGGCACATGATCAGCCGCAGCGCCTACACCCAGCTGCGCCACTCGCCGACGCTGCTGACCGGGACCGTCCTCGGACTCGCGCTGGTGTTCCTGGGCCCGCCCGCCGTCACGATCGCCGGCCTCGCGGGCGGCGGCCCGATCGCGCTGCTGCTCGGCGCCGCGGCCTGGGCGATCATGGCGGGCACCTTCGCGCCGATGCTGCGCTACTACGGACAGCCGGGCGCGGCGGCTTCGCTGCTGCCCGTCACGGCCGTGCTGTACGTGCTGATGACACTCGACTCGGCCCGCCGACACCGGTACGGCCACGGCACGAGCTGGAAAGGGCGCGACTACCCTGCCACGCCATTTTCCGAACGGGAACCGAAGTCCCCCTCCGAGTAG
- the mmuM gene encoding homocysteine S-methyltransferase, whose translation MNFPGATDPVLIADGGLATELEARGHDLSDALWSARLLAEAPEEIEAAHLAFFRAGAVIATTATYQASFEGFAAHGIERDAAAGLLRRGVEVARRARAEVSGDGRQRWVAASVGPYGAFLADGSEYRGRYGLSVDELRRWHRPRLEALAEAGADLLALETVPDVDEARALVSLLEGTGTSAWLTYNVEGGHTRAGQPMSEAFAVAAGVPEIVAVGVNCCCPDDVPAAVATARRVTGKPVIAYPNSGEGWDPARKDWTGPDRYSAERARQWVAEGARVVGGCCRVSPAGITELTRVVQGTV comes from the coding sequence ATGAACTTTCCCGGCGCCACCGATCCGGTGCTGATCGCCGATGGTGGTTTGGCCACCGAACTCGAGGCGCGCGGGCACGACCTCTCGGACGCGCTGTGGTCGGCGCGGTTGCTCGCGGAGGCCCCCGAGGAGATCGAGGCGGCGCACCTGGCGTTCTTCCGCGCCGGAGCCGTGATCGCCACGACCGCGACCTACCAGGCCTCGTTCGAGGGATTCGCCGCGCACGGAATCGAACGGGACGCAGCCGCGGGGCTGCTGCGTCGCGGCGTCGAGGTGGCCCGCAGGGCCCGTGCCGAGGTCTCCGGCGACGGTCGACAGCGTTGGGTGGCGGCCTCGGTCGGCCCGTACGGGGCGTTCCTGGCCGACGGCTCGGAGTACCGGGGGCGCTACGGGCTGAGCGTGGACGAGCTGCGCCGGTGGCACCGTCCCAGGCTGGAAGCGCTGGCCGAGGCCGGTGCGGATCTGCTGGCGCTGGAGACGGTGCCGGACGTGGATGAGGCGCGCGCCCTGGTATCCCTGCTGGAGGGCACGGGGACTTCCGCGTGGCTGACCTACAACGTCGAAGGTGGACACACCCGGGCCGGGCAGCCGATGTCCGAGGCCTTCGCCGTGGCTGCCGGGGTGCCCGAGATCGTGGCGGTCGGGGTGAACTGCTGCTGTCCGGACGATGTGCCCGCCGCCGTCGCCACCGCCCGCCGGGTGACGGGCAAACCCGTGATCGCCTACCCGAACAGCGGTGAGGGCTGGGACCCGGCGCGGAAGGACTGGACCGGCCCGGACCGCTATTCCGCCGAGCGGGCCCGGCAGTGGGTCGCCGAAGGGGCGCGTGTCGTGGGCGGGTGCTGTCGGGTGAGCCCCGCCGGGATCACTGAACTCACCCGAGTGGTCCAGGGCACGGTCTGA
- a CDS encoding peptide chain release factor 3, with the protein MSQTRQLSETDRAAEPAQEAERRRTFAVISHPDAGKSTLTEALALHAKVISEAGAVHGKAGRRGVVSDWLSMERTRGISITSAALQFEYHEHVINLLDTPGHADFSEDTYRVLSAVDCAVMLLDSAKGLEPQTVKLFDVCRHRGIPVITFVNKWDRPGREALELCDELRDRIGLRPMPLTWPVGIAGDFRGVLDRRDGEFVGFERTSGGATIAPEHHMSADEAAERVGDEWQRATEESELLTESGDDMDPDAFARAEASPVLFGSAVQNFGVRHLLDVLLEHAPAPSARPDERGNPRQLDEPFSAFVFKVQTGMDPAHRDRVAFARVCSGEFERGLVATHAGTQRSFSTKYAQQMFGQQRDTVERAYPGDVIGLVNASALGVGDTLYTGKPAVRFPGMPQFTPEHFAVARTTDPGRSKQFRRGLEQLVQEGVIQLLHSETRGEGAPVLAAVGPMQFDVVTQRMESEFRSPLKLEQLPYTVVRLVGDPGQRAMLHTHSSEVLDRADGTTLAVFTDDISMRSLQRLKPELDLRHVVADTE; encoded by the coding sequence ATGAGTCAGACACGGCAACTTTCCGAGACCGACCGAGCCGCCGAGCCGGCTCAGGAGGCCGAACGCAGGCGCACGTTCGCGGTGATCAGCCATCCCGATGCGGGCAAGTCCACGCTCACCGAGGCGCTGGCGCTGCACGCCAAGGTGATCTCCGAGGCGGGCGCGGTGCACGGCAAGGCTGGCAGGCGGGGCGTGGTTTCGGACTGGCTGTCCATGGAACGCACCCGCGGGATATCCATCACCTCGGCCGCCCTGCAGTTCGAGTACCACGAGCACGTGATCAACCTGCTGGACACCCCGGGTCACGCGGATTTCTCCGAGGACACCTACCGAGTCCTTTCCGCCGTGGACTGCGCCGTGATGCTGCTGGACTCCGCCAAGGGGCTGGAGCCCCAGACGGTGAAGCTGTTCGACGTGTGCCGCCACCGGGGCATCCCGGTGATCACTTTCGTCAACAAGTGGGACCGCCCCGGCCGGGAAGCCCTCGAACTGTGCGACGAGCTGCGCGACCGCATCGGACTGCGCCCGATGCCGCTGACCTGGCCGGTCGGTATCGCCGGGGACTTCCGCGGAGTGCTCGACCGCCGGGACGGCGAGTTCGTGGGCTTCGAACGCACCTCGGGCGGGGCCACCATCGCCCCCGAGCACCACATGTCGGCGGACGAGGCCGCCGAACGGGTCGGTGACGAGTGGCAGCGTGCCACCGAGGAGTCCGAACTGCTGACGGAGTCCGGCGACGACATGGACCCGGACGCGTTCGCGCGCGCCGAGGCCAGCCCCGTGCTGTTCGGATCCGCCGTGCAGAACTTCGGTGTCCGACACCTGCTCGACGTGCTGCTCGAGCACGCCCCGGCACCCTCCGCCCGCCCCGACGAGCGCGGAAACCCCCGGCAGTTGGACGAGCCGTTCTCCGCGTTCGTGTTCAAGGTCCAGACCGGCATGGACCCGGCCCACCGGGACCGGGTGGCCTTCGCACGAGTGTGCTCGGGCGAGTTCGAACGCGGCCTCGTCGCCACCCACGCAGGCACCCAGCGCTCCTTTTCCACCAAGTACGCCCAGCAGATGTTCGGGCAACAACGCGACACGGTCGAGCGAGCCTACCCCGGAGACGTCATCGGACTGGTCAACGCCTCCGCACTCGGGGTGGGCGACACCCTCTACACCGGCAAACCCGCTGTGCGGTTCCCCGGCATGCCCCAGTTCACCCCGGAACACTTCGCCGTGGCCCGCACCACCGACCCCGGACGGTCCAAACAGTTCCGCCGGGGACTGGAACAACTCGTCCAGGAGGGCGTGATCCAGCTGCTGCACTCCGAAACGCGCGGAGAGGGCGCCCCCGTGCTCGCGGCTGTCGGACCGATGCAGTTCGACGTGGTCACCCAGCGCATGGAATCGGAGTTCCGCTCCCCCCTGAAGCTGGAACAGCTCCCCTACACCGTGGTGCGCCTGGTCGGCGACCCCGGTCAACGCGCCATGCTGCACACCCACAGCAGCGAGGTGCTCGACCGTGCCGACGGCACCACGCTGGCCGTGTTCACCGACGACATCTCGATGCGGTCCCTGCAACGCCTCAAACCCGAACTGGACCTGCGGCACGTCGTCGCCGACACGGAGTGA
- a CDS encoding type 1 glutamine amidotransferase domain-containing protein, with product MAKILFVMTGADHWTLADGTEHPTGYWAEEFTAPHQVFTGAGHEITVATPGDVVPTVDRSSLAPEVNGGQEQADRIAAALEAATELKNPVELENVRLDEYDAVFYPGGHGPMEDLAVNDDSARLLTDTLNSGKPLGVVCHAPAALLATERGGGTSPFAGYRLTGFTNTEESQVGLADKAAWLLQDRLVALGAEFSEGQPWAPNVVVDRNLYTGQNPASSGPLANEILPLLK from the coding sequence ATGGCGAAGATACTGTTCGTGATGACCGGCGCCGACCACTGGACCCTGGCCGACGGCACCGAACACCCGACCGGGTACTGGGCCGAGGAGTTCACCGCCCCGCACCAGGTGTTCACCGGAGCCGGACACGAGATCACCGTGGCCACCCCCGGCGACGTGGTCCCCACGGTCGACCGGTCCAGCCTGGCCCCCGAGGTCAACGGGGGCCAGGAACAGGCCGACCGCATCGCGGCGGCCCTGGAAGCGGCCACCGAGCTCAAGAACCCGGTGGAACTGGAGAACGTGCGGCTCGACGAGTACGACGCGGTGTTCTACCCCGGTGGACACGGCCCCATGGAGGACCTGGCCGTCAACGACGACTCCGCCCGGCTGCTGACGGACACGTTGAACTCCGGCAAACCGCTGGGAGTCGTCTGCCACGCCCCGGCGGCCCTGCTGGCCACCGAACGCGGGGGAGGAACCAGCCCCTTCGCCGGATACCGGCTCACCGGATTCACCAACACGGAGGAAAGCCAGGTGGGCCTGGCCGACAAGGCCGCCTGGCTGCTGCAGGACAGGCTGGTCGCCCTCGGCGCCGAGTTCTCCGAGGGACAGCCGTGGGCCCCCAACGTGGTCGTCGACCGCAACCTGTACACCGGACAGAACCCGGCCTCTTCCGGACCGCTGGCCAACGAGATCCTTCCCCTGCTGAAGTGA
- a CDS encoding SDR family oxidoreductase, protein MRIAIAGGHGKIALRLTELLARQGQEVLGVIRKPDQAAELEVAGSRPISLDLERSSGAEAAGVLRGTDAVVFAAGAGPGSGTDRKYALDLGGSVLLAEAAEEAGVPRFVQISTIGAGQPPAPDSGEIWEAYIDAKTRAEQDLRSRKLDWTVVRPGRLTEAEGTGLVNLSPPHVTPGSVPRRDVAAVLVELLTRPGGSGLTLELTEGTTPIPAAVDALGTARPPAPGSPHD, encoded by the coding sequence ATGCGCATCGCCATCGCCGGTGGACACGGGAAGATCGCCCTGCGGCTCACCGAGCTGCTCGCCCGGCAGGGGCAAGAAGTGCTCGGGGTGATCCGGAAACCGGACCAGGCCGCCGAGCTGGAAGTCGCCGGCTCCCGGCCGATCTCGCTCGATCTGGAGCGCAGCTCCGGCGCGGAAGCGGCCGGGGTGCTGCGGGGAACCGACGCGGTCGTCTTCGCCGCCGGTGCGGGCCCCGGCAGCGGAACGGACCGCAAATACGCCCTCGACCTGGGCGGCTCCGTACTGCTGGCCGAGGCGGCCGAAGAGGCCGGGGTGCCGCGCTTCGTGCAGATCTCCACCATCGGCGCCGGGCAACCCCCGGCCCCCGACTCCGGGGAGATCTGGGAGGCCTACATCGACGCCAAAACCCGTGCGGAGCAGGATCTGCGCTCCAGGAAGCTGGACTGGACCGTCGTCCGCCCCGGCCGACTGACCGAGGCGGAGGGAACGGGACTGGTGAACCTGTCCCCACCTCACGTGACGCCCGGTTCCGTTCCACGTCGGGACGTGGCCGCCGTGCTCGTCGAACTGCTCACCCGTCCCGGCGGAAGTGGGCTGACACTCGAACTGACCGAGGGAACCACCCCGATTCCCGCGGCAGTCGACGCACTGGGCACCGCACGCCCTCCCGCTCCCGGCTCCCCTCACGACTAG
- a CDS encoding dihydrolipoyl dehydrogenase family protein, translating into MSGEEVDAVVVGMGPGGEDVAGRLASAGLNVVGVDNRLLGGECPYYACIPTKMMVRGAESLAEARRVPRLAGEARVSPDWTPVADRIRDEATTDWDDRTAVERFEGTGGRFVRGFGRVTSPGEVTVSTSAGEQVFRAHRALVLNPGTEPAVPPIEGLAGTPFWTNREAVRARELPSSLVVLGCGPVGMEFAQVFARFGVATTAVESSPRLLPGTEPEASASITEVFTDEGITVRTGTSATRVHHDGDRFTLELGSGETLTAEQLLVTTGRHTNLPALGVGSLGLPENAETIDVDERMRAADGVWAVGDVTGHGAFTHTSIYQARIAAADILGSGEETADYRAEPAVTFTDPEVASVGMSESLARERGLPVRTAVAAIPSSPRGWIHKAGNDGLIKVVADTERDIPVGATVVAPLGGEVLGALAVAVHTQVHLAQLRRMILAYPTFHRTIETVLDQLAE; encoded by the coding sequence ATGTCGGGCGAAGAAGTCGATGCCGTGGTGGTCGGGATGGGCCCGGGTGGCGAGGACGTGGCGGGGCGACTCGCCAGCGCGGGCCTGAACGTGGTCGGCGTGGACAACCGCCTCCTCGGCGGGGAGTGCCCCTACTACGCCTGCATCCCCACCAAGATGATGGTTCGCGGGGCCGAGTCCCTCGCCGAAGCGCGCCGGGTTCCCCGCCTCGCAGGCGAGGCTCGGGTCAGCCCGGACTGGACCCCGGTGGCGGACCGGATCCGCGACGAGGCCACCACCGACTGGGACGACCGGACCGCCGTGGAGCGCTTCGAGGGCACCGGCGGTCGTTTCGTCCGCGGCTTCGGACGTGTCACCTCCCCGGGCGAGGTGACCGTCTCCACTTCAGCGGGCGAGCAGGTCTTCCGCGCTCACCGCGCTCTCGTGCTCAATCCCGGCACCGAACCGGCCGTCCCACCGATCGAAGGGTTGGCGGGCACGCCGTTCTGGACCAACCGCGAAGCCGTGCGGGCCCGGGAACTTCCCTCCTCGCTGGTGGTGCTCGGCTGCGGCCCGGTCGGGATGGAGTTCGCCCAGGTCTTCGCGCGGTTCGGTGTCGCGACCACAGCGGTGGAGTCCTCTCCCCGGCTGCTGCCCGGCACCGAGCCCGAGGCATCGGCGAGCATCACCGAGGTGTTCACCGACGAGGGGATCACCGTGCGCACCGGAACCTCGGCCACCCGGGTGCATCACGACGGGGACCGTTTCACCCTGGAGCTCGGCTCGGGGGAAACGCTGACCGCCGAACAGCTCCTGGTCACCACGGGGCGCCACACGAACCTCCCCGCGCTGGGAGTGGGCAGCCTCGGACTCCCGGAGAACGCGGAGACCATCGACGTCGACGAACGCATGCGCGCCGCCGACGGGGTGTGGGCCGTCGGGGACGTGACCGGGCACGGCGCGTTCACCCACACCTCGATCTACCAGGCACGCATAGCCGCCGCCGACATCCTCGGCAGCGGGGAGGAAACCGCCGACTACCGCGCCGAACCCGCGGTCACCTTCACCGACCCCGAGGTGGCCTCGGTGGGGATGAGCGAGTCCCTGGCACGCGAGCGGGGACTGCCCGTCCGGACGGCTGTGGCCGCGATCCCGTCCTCACCTCGCGGCTGGATCCACAAGGCGGGCAACGACGGGTTGATCAAAGTGGTGGCCGACACCGAACGCGACATCCCGGTCGGGGCCACCGTGGTCGCCCCGCTCGGCGGGGAAGTCCTGGGCGCGCTCGCGGTCGCCGTGCACACCCAGGTGCATCTCGCCCAGCTGCGTCGGATGATCCTGGCCTATCCCACCTTCCACCGCACCATCGAAACCGTGCTGGATCAGCTGGCCGAGTAG
- a CDS encoding LysR family transcriptional regulator, with product MAHRNNDGSGGGFPSETSAGPLELGLLRTFLAVYRAGAFSAAARSLGLSQPAVTAQVRSLEQRLGRQLFERVPKGVVPTKVADELAAEVAAPLDTLTAVAERGSAEGEVPPEPVHLAGPAEFLSARALPALGDLVERGVRLRVTTGLADELLEGLRAGRFDLVVSAVRPRGRTVTAVPLMDEEFVLVAAPAWAERIGAVTPDDPGALGDVPLVTYAEDLPILRRYWRHVFGRRLAAQAAVVVPDLRGVRAAVVAGAGATVLPRYLCRAELGSGALVSLLEPEDPPLNTGFLAQRTGAPEREHVALVRERLLRGIESG from the coding sequence ATGGCCCATAGGAATAATGATGGATCCGGAGGTGGCTTCCCCTCCGAGACCTCGGCCGGGCCGCTGGAACTCGGGCTGCTGCGTACGTTTCTCGCCGTGTACCGTGCCGGGGCGTTCAGCGCCGCGGCGCGGTCGCTGGGTCTGTCCCAACCCGCGGTGACCGCGCAGGTGCGTTCGTTGGAACAACGGCTGGGGCGGCAACTGTTCGAGAGGGTGCCCAAAGGGGTGGTGCCCACGAAGGTGGCCGATGAGCTGGCTGCCGAGGTGGCTGCCCCGCTGGACACGCTAACCGCCGTGGCCGAACGCGGCAGCGCGGAAGGCGAGGTCCCGCCCGAGCCGGTGCACCTGGCCGGTCCGGCCGAGTTCCTGAGTGCGCGCGCGTTGCCCGCGTTGGGGGATCTCGTCGAACGGGGGGTGCGGCTGCGGGTCACCACGGGGCTGGCCGACGAGCTGCTCGAAGGACTGCGCGCCGGGCGGTTCGACCTGGTGGTCTCCGCCGTTCGCCCGCGCGGGCGAACGGTCACGGCGGTCCCGCTCATGGACGAGGAGTTCGTGCTGGTGGCCGCGCCGGCGTGGGCCGAGCGCATCGGTGCCGTCACCCCGGACGATCCCGGCGCGCTCGGGGACGTGCCGCTGGTCACCTATGCCGAGGACCTGCCCATCCTGCGCCGTTACTGGCGGCACGTCTTCGGCCGGAGGCTGGCCGCGCAGGCCGCCGTGGTGGTCCCCGATCTGCGCGGGGTGCGGGCCGCGGTGGTCGCCGGTGCGGGGGCCACCGTCCTGCCCCGCTACCTGTGCCGCGCGGAGCTCGGTTCCGGGGCCCTGGTTTCGCTGCTCGAGCCCGAGGACCCTCCGCTCAACACGGGTTTCCTGGCCCAGCGGACCGGGGCGCCGGAACGCGAGCACGTCGCTCTGGTGCGCGAGCGGCTGCTGCGGGGAATCGAATCCGGGTGA